The genomic DNA GTGACCGTCAGTCCGCCTTCCTGCAGGCAGAAGCGCGTGAACGTTCGGCGGAAGCCGAAGCCCGGGCCACCAAAATGGTGTCTGAGGCGATCGCCGCCGGGGACATCCAGGCCGTGAACTACTTCGTGGCTCAGAAATACACTGACGCGTTGCAGCAAATTGGTTCGGCGAATAACAGCAAAGTGGTGCTGATGCCGCTGGAGGCCAGCAGTCTGATGGGCTCTATCGCCGGGATCAGCGAACTTATCAGCGAAAGCACGGGGTCGCGGAAAAAATCATGATGGAACTGATTCTGGCCCATCCACACATCTTCTGGCTGAGCCTTGGGGGATTGTTGCTGGCGACAGAAATGCTCGGTGGTAATGGCTATTTGCTGTGGAGCGGCGTGGCGGCGGTCATCACCGGGCTGGTGACCTGGCTGCTGCCCATCAGTTGGGAATGGCAGGGCGTGCTGTTTGCCCTGCTGACGCTACTCGCCGCATGGCTGTGGTGGCGCTGGATGTCAAATCGCGTTAAGCGCCAGCGCCCGAGCGACAGCCATCTCAACCAGCGCGGTCAGCAATTAATCGGCAGCCGCTTTGTGCTGGAGAACACGCTGGTGAACGGTCGTGGCCATATGCGGGTTGGCGACAGCTCCTGGCCGGTGTCGGCAGAAGAGGATCTGACCGCCGGGACGAAAGTGGAAGTGATCGCCATCGAAGGTATCACCCTTCGCATCAGGCCTCTGCTGCCCCGCTAATCAGGCTTTTGCCTTTGCTTTGTGATGACAGCAGCCGGCGAGGTTATCAATAATCGGGCAGTCGGCGCTGTCATCGCCCGGGCAGGCATCCGCCAGTGCCAGCAGTTGTGCGCGCATCGCCTGCAATTCTTCAATATGCCGTTCAATATTCGCCACGCGTTGTAGCGTACGCGATTTCACATCCGCGCTGTGACGACCCGGATCGTTAAACAAATTCACTAGCTCGCCACACTCTTCAAGATTAAACCCCACCTGACGCGCCTGGCGCAGCAGGGTCAGTTCATCAAGATGTTTTTGCGAGTAACTGCGGTAACCATTTTCACTACGCAGCGGCGGTGTCACGATCCCTTTCTCTTCGTAAAAGCGAATCGCTTTGCTGGTCAACCCGGTTTTTTTCGCCACATCGCTAATATTCACATTTCCCCCTTGACCTTCCCCTTGATGGAAGGTTTACCCTTATTCACAGTGATATGAAAAAAGGTGGATCAGGCAGTCTCTGGTCTGATGATTATACCCTAAAAGGAGATCGATTATGTCTCAAACGATAAACCTGACGCTGGATGGTCTCAGCTGTGGTCACTGCGTTAAACGCGTGAAAGAGAGTCTCGAACAGCGTCCCGACGTTGAAAAGGCCGAGGTTTCCCTCGACCATGCAGAAGTCGTTGGCAGCGCCAGTGCTGACCAGTTGATCGACACCGTAAAACAAGCCGGATATGGGGCGGAGCTAAGCCACCCAAAGGCTGACCCGCTGGCGGAATCAAAAAACCCGTCGGAAGCACTGACAGCGGCAACTCCTGAGCTTCCGGCAGCGCAAGAGCCTGATGACAGCCAACAGTTGCTGATCAACGGCATGAGCTGCGCCAGTTGTGTTTCCCGCGTTCAGAATGCGCTACAGGCGGTTCCGGGGGTGACGCAGGCACGGGTAAACCTTGCGGAACGCTCTGCGCTGGTAATGGGCAGCGCGTCCGCAGCCGATTTAGTGCAGGCGGTGGAAAAAGCCGGCTACGGCGCAGAAGCGATTGAAGACGATCTTGAGCGCCGTGAACGCCAGCAGGAAACCGCTCTTGCGACCATGAAACGCTTCCGCTGGCAGGCCATTGTGGCGCTGCTGGTCGGTATCCCGGTGATGGGCTGGGGAATGATCGGCGACAATATGATGGTCACCGACGCCAACCGCTCGCTGTGGCTGAT from Trabulsiella odontotermitis includes the following:
- the cueR gene encoding Cu(I)-responsive transcriptional regulator, producing MNISDVAKKTGLTSKAIRFYEEKGIVTPPLRSENGYRSYSQKHLDELTLLRQARQVGFNLEECGELVNLFNDPGRHSADVKSRTLQRVANIERHIEELQAMRAQLLALADACPGDDSADCPIIDNLAGCCHHKAKAKA
- a CDS encoding NfeD family protein; translation: MMELILAHPHIFWLSLGGLLLATEMLGGNGYLLWSGVAAVITGLVTWLLPISWEWQGVLFALLTLLAAWLWWRWMSNRVKRQRPSDSHLNQRGQQLIGSRFVLENTLVNGRGHMRVGDSSWPVSAEEDLTAGTKVEVIAIEGITLRIRPLLPR